In the Necator americanus strain Aroian chromosome X, whole genome shotgun sequence genome, GTGCATTTCGCTGACTATCTTTCTCTGCCACTGTTCCTTAGCATACAACCTAGCATAGAGCTCATCGAAAAGCTTGattggttgtccgtccaccctaaTTCACGTTCAGCGTTTTGAAAAGGTAGAAAAACGATGGCAGGAGGACACTGATCAACTCTACCTCCCATGAAGAGAATCGAAAGGGGGCTTTAAAGCCTAGAAAGGTTAATTGCGCTGGGTTTGAATACCACTGCCAGATTCCGATAACTCTCCTAACGATGTGGTCGATGATTGTAGATCTGCCAGGATGAAAGCCAGCTTCCTCGTTgtgcgttgtttcttcgcgatgcttAATAAGTCGgaccaggataatccgcttcAAAACCTTGTATTTAACACGCAGCAATATGATTCCTCGATAGTTCATAGGGcacgtgacggataactttttGTCAAGGGGAATGATGACAGCGTATCTCTACAAGTCAGGTACCCTTTATTCGATCCATACTGAATGGATGATCTCTGTCATTTTACGAATTCCATACGAAGGAAGGCATCTCAGCATTTCTGCTCTAATCCCATCGTcaccaccagattttccatttttcatctttcggatgcagaccagaacctccaactcggtcggtggttcctcaCTGACCATGTGTGTCGGTTTCTGGACGTGTTTGAGATAAAGAGTTGATGGCGCTTGTCGGTCAGGCCATGGAGTGATATCCCCAAATTGTCAGGCTTGCTTTGCCGACTTCATTAGAATTGTTGTGAagactggagaacatcttttcttcttgcccCTATACTGTTTTAacaaagcataggctttccgcagGTTGACCTCCCAagccttttcaaacttcttcgcTATTGAATTCCATTCGTTTTCGCAGTTTTTTAGCAGCTGATGATACATTTTCCTTCTCAAACTCTTTCCCTGGCTGAAATCGCCAGTGCTGCCGACGCCACTACATAGATAATTATATGTAGATTTTGTTTGTGTGGATGAGAAACCAAACCTTTTCCGCGGCAATAAGGCCGGAGtcgtttcctttgcagcgttCTGGATTCACTTTGTAAGGAATTCGCATCGCAGAGCTTCTTCCTGGCCCGTACTTCAACATGAGTAAACACATCATtgcggaatttcgttctgcattctccATGTTTCAGACATACCATGTCGGTTTTCGGCTGGCggggaactcctcggtttttATTGTGGAACCGTaacttgaagctgagaagaactggacggtgatAAGAGCCGAGAAGTGCAACGTCTTAAGTAGCTCTAGATTTCCGGATATTTGAGtaaggaatgttcctcgtcagaacgtagtcgagctgaagattgagagttctcatcttccgcttgtgGTGTTCTTCAGGCGTCGAAAAGTTTGACCCTTGCCTCATAAGCTGATGGTGTCGATGGTTCCTTCTATACGTGGGGGCAATGATGAGGCCGTCTTTTCACATGAGTCGACCAAGTTACCGCTATCTGACGTGCACTCCGCTGGTTAGCACCATTTTTCTATcgcatcggattgctgttaaAGTCCCACTtttgcatttgcgtcgattccgaccaTTTCCACCTGCTAGCTGGCTATTTTAAATATCAACACAATGAGCTCATCacggaagtgtttttttctttaagagtTTTCTTTAGCGGTTTTCGTAGGTGCGTGAGTACATAGATCCAGAGCTTACGTATTCCACGACCCTCGACTAGGttgttgtagtcgttcctTACAGTTatagcgcagccgcctacctTCCTTTCATCAGTGTCATCTCAGTAGATAGACTCCGACATTGATGACGGTCCGACCTCTGATGCGCGTTTCCTGCACCGCAGAAAACGACACTCAGAGATATTGTGGAAGCCTGGACAGGGCGGTCTGCTGcagttcactcgacagtgttcgatacttcagcgtgacgaaaagAATGGCTATTGCGAACGATTCCATGGTCCATTCACCGCATTGATTACTGCATTTGAAAGGAATGGAGTAATTACAGAGAAGATACTATTATTAGACACTCAGATCGAAACACAAGGTCAAAATTTGCGATCGATTTGGCTCTACCTGCATTCTTTGATCTTTGAATTAAAGTAAAGTCATCAAATCAAAGGAATTGTTACGATTAAACGAATTTTCTACGATCTCATGGAATGGAATAAACAAATGGCATAGGTAAATGAAGAATCACTGAAGTAAAAATCAGAATAGAATTACTAAAATGTGGGTTACGAACTAAGTTAGAAATCTCCAGGTGCATGATTAGGCAGAGCTCCACTTTCACTAtcagatttttcaattttaaaagtttccaaaaatttctaagattttCAAGGAATAAAACAGAATATCTTATGGAATGTTGTTCTGCAAGTACAACGCTCCTCTCAGgagttattcttttcttttcagatgcATTAATCAATGTGGTAACACAGTAGTAGCTCAATGTGCGGCCTAAGATATGTGGTGTGCCGACGTGCCTAGATGATAATAACTTTCCACAAAGGCTGGCGTAGTCTTTAATGAATTATACAGAAGTTTTCGAAATCAACACCATTCAATAGACCTTCTCCTCCTGGAAAATATTCCCACCCTGATATTCAAAGAAATCTTCAATAAGTCGCAGAAAACTCTTTAAAATTGCTCCGAAAATTTTCATCCGTACAGTTGTGAAGCTGGCCGTAGCTGATTCatattatggaaaaaattgagacaGTTCATGGAACGGTAATAGTTCTCTATAGAGTTACCTTAGTCAGAttttaaacataaaatatCACTTTAGGACCACTTACAAAATTTTGTTCGTGTCTATTTGTTACTTTGCTCAGTAATATTGTTTTGTGACGACATATGAAAGAAGATTGATAGTCGCGTATGCAGAATTATGTACATAGAAACTGTAGACATCACATCTAACTACTTTTAACCAaaccaactttttcttttccaaacaatgtttatttgttcagaAATTATTCCACCGTCTGTTCTTTCTATTCTCTAGTACACTTTGGACGTTCTTCACTTGTCTCCCATATAGGATTCTATATCTCTTGAATATGCTCTGTGAGTTTCCCTACTTACATCGCTACACAAATGCTTATATTTAAAAACAGTCTCCTTTCTAAGTTCCTTAACGCTAATATCAGCGCTAAACGACAAGAAGGTCAGCGTATGTGTAACCGACATGATCTCTCAGCACTTTCTCAACCTGACACTACCTTGAGTTGCACTACCTTGCACAAGTTTGGTTGTTTTCTAGTTTAGTTTTAAAGATCGTTAACAATACTTTTTCGAGTAAGGAGCGGGTGCAGGAGCGTCAGAAGGTAGCCGCTTTGTTCTGTTTGGTGATCAGTACACTAGTTCATAGAAGCTGCTTTGCAAATGGTGCCAAAACTGCCAATGCGCAGCAGTAATTTGAAACAATAAGCTATCAACAAGCGAATTTGCGCGGTCAACCGAAAATATGCAACCGCAACGCCACTGCTGcctttctggaaaatgttgGTTCTTTATAAGAGATAATTCTTTATAAGTCTTTATAAGAGGCGTCTAGAATAGAGTTCCACCGATCTATAGAAGGTGGATTATATGCTTCTGCTTCAACACCGCAACATCTGAGACAGTGAAAGAAGACGCTGATTCTTTTCCtatcttcctttcttctacTGGAAATTCCGTCTAGAGTACTTCACAAATCGTGTAAGAGGGAGAGCACTAGCCTTGTTTCTCACGAAGTTGGGCAATCAGAAGTCAAGCAACATTGATTGTGCTACAGTACTCGTGAAACAGCAttgaatgaaagaaagtaGAGAAGACGGAAGCAAACGTTCGAAAGCCACTTCAAAATATGTGCATTTTGTGCAAACTCTAGAAAACAACTACAATCGGAAGAGCTGTGATGCCCTCAAATGGTGATGGAAAGAGCCATGCACGCATTCTGCGGAACTCGCTTGTTTTCGCTGAAAAAAGAGCAGTAAATGGACTATAGTTCGAACGACTGTAATTTTCCCGAAAACGTAAGTAGCGTTCCAAGCTAACGATAATAAGGGTTTGGTTCCTTAAAGACAACtgcgatttgaaaaaatcgctACGAGTTGTAGCATTCCTACTGTTAAGATGATTCAAGATTACTGCtattttgtttcagttttGCACGATCGTGAGcttattttcttagaaaataattttcacgACTGACATCTACAGTTTAGGCACTCCATGCCGCACAGTTCTGGTGCAACAGCTGACGGACATATTCTTCCGCATATTGGTTGTTGGAATGGTGATTAATCCAGTTATCACTATATGGACTCAACGGATCTATCGCATGCGTCTCTTAAGGCTTTTTAACAAATGTCAATAATCTGCGACCAACGAAGAAACCGTCAGTGTAAGAAGTCATTCGTCGAAATGGAATGCAATCGAAGCAGTATCGCTCGCAATATCGCTATGATTTATATTTACGCTTATAGTGGAGTTGTATTATGCAATATTAAGCATCAGTTATTGATTTAACTTTTGAGAGAGGGAAGGTAGTGTCCCGAAGTAGACGGATCTCGCAATCATCTGGTTTAAATTACTTTCGATCAGTCACTGTCATCGATTTCTCTGTAAAGGTTGTAAGAATACACTTTTAAGTTTGTATTGAATGTATTACTGGGCGAAACTTTTGCTTTCAGCAGGACTCAGATGACgacaattttttctactttttttgttataagcGCAGTGGAGCTCGGAAAGGCATTACTAGGCAGAGCCGCTTTTCTAGGAACAAAACCCTCGGTCCTCATGATTCAAAAAATCCAGTGCAACTTCATTAAGAGCGAATAAGATTCATGCACGGCGTCAAATGTTCTCCAATATCCCCGTTCTAATTTCTAGGCAACCCGCTAACGAAAAGTGGTGAACTCctatgtgagaaaaaaaaaactatgtatgataaatttatattatcgagtttgataagctgtacacgaggttgttaaataaatttattggctaacgtttcggctatatcgccttcttcagagcctgaaaagggcgatattcaatctacaatctaaacgaccaacctctctaCAACTAAACCGAtagactccacgcctactttcaatcacaaatttagcgactacactgattactcaccttatatcggagacgcctagcatggaccgctgactgatcgatcacgagggcgaatggttcgaatgtcacattcggatcggactaaccattcgagatatggcgcgagttcccgcgttatcgacagacattcacccttgcggttcattttagggtttttggcttggatccaaaatgcctccagcgattttcgaaccaacgttttagtttcgtgcgctaagatttggaccctatCGGATTGCTGTTAAAGTCCCACTTTTGCATTTGCGTTGATTCCGACCATTTCCACCTGCTAGCTGGCTATTTCAAATATCAACACAATGAGCTCATCacggaagttttttttttcttcaagagttTTCTTTAGCGGTTTTCGTAGGTGCGTGAGTACATAGATCCAGAGCTTACGTATTCCACGACCCTCGACTAGGttgttgtagtcgttcctTACAGTTATAGGGCAGCCGCCTACCTTCCTTTCATCAGCGTCATCTCAGTAGATAGACTCCGACACTGATGACGGTCCGACCTCTGATGCGCGTTTCCTGCACCGCAGAAAACGACACTCAGAGATATTGTGGAAGCCTGGACAGGGCGGTCTgctggagttcactcgacagtgttcggtacttcagcgtgacgaaaagAATGGCTATTGCGAACGATTCCATGGTTCATTCACCGCATTGATTACTGCATTTTGAAAGGAATAGAGtaattacaaattattattattaattattacgaAACGGTATCTTATCTGCGGTGGAAAACCCCACCACGGATAAGATACCTCTCTGCTTTCCTCACATCTCCGATGAAGTGAACGCTGCCATTAGGCGAtgtctgaggagagcagacttggatagctccgtttcggtcgttgaaataccaccgaacaatttgaaacgtcaattagttcggaatcgtttatacgataccatctgtacaacaccgaactgtattatttgtcccacaggtagatcaggagactgcttgagatccggggtaatctacctgatttcttgcacgaactgtggcgacgagtatatcggtgaaacggcacgaccgctgtatgtccgcatcaaagagcacgtgagcggcaagaataggttacgagaatggacacctttaggtgcccatagaacacaaaaacacaacggaaccgattttgaaattagggccCAAATCAtagcgcacgaatctaaaaatttggctcgaaaatcgctggaggcattttggatccaagctaaaaaccctaaaatgaaccgcaagggtgaatgtctgtcgataacgcgggaactcgcgccatatctcgaatggtttgtccgatccgaatgtgacattcgaaccattcgccctcgtgatcgatcagtcagcggtccatgcagggcgtctccgatataaggtgagtattcagtgtagtcgctaaatttgtgattgaaagtaggcgtggagtctaTCGGTTTAGTTGtagagaggttggtcgtttggattgtagattgaatatcgcccttttcaggctctgaagaaggcgatatagccgaaacgttagccaataaatttatttaacaacctcgtgtacagcttatcaaactcgataatataaattcaactatgccgaggttaattgaaagtcgaacttttcatcTGCTATGTATGATAACATTGGCATTGTGCTCGTCCTTCTGGTCTCTAAAGTCTTTCTTCTTGTCCTACTATGCTGTGGAGGCGATTCTGTTTTTGAAAGTGGAGGAGAGAGTAGAAGAAACTGAGACTACGCtcaatcagtttttttttttttggtaaattaCCTGTTGGGAATATTAACTAGACAGCCCAGCTTTGCTCTTTTAGTTTGTGtgctcattttttatttctcttccttAATAATATATATTCATCGTTCGTTGTTGATTCTCAATCCGAGGTACGGGCACTTTGAATATTCCAGTAACCAGTACTTTTTCTGCAGGTTGGGGCTTGCTTTGTCGTGTTGCGCGATTTTCCATAGTTATCGCGATTACTAGTGTTGGATCTGCAGACTCAAACTGTCTTTGATAGGATCTACATGTGTACTTCGCCTTTGTTTTCGCCCTCAGCCAAGACAACCGCTGGCTACAAATGAACACTGGACGCAATTTCGTGCTCCACATATAAGACTCCTGTATATCTTGAAGagatgatgcttttaaataatcaagTTCTCGAGTAATCATTTTGGTGAATAGTTTGTGACAGCAACACAATTCTAACTCATTTCTGTTGTCGCAACAGAGACTACTAGCAGAGTAAGCAACATCTCGCaaatatcatatatatatatatatatatatatatatatatatatatatatatatatatatatcatgctatataataacgcgcttagtccgcgtgtgtgtgcatgtatgtgtgtgtgtctgtgtgtctgtgtttgtctgtgtgtcacgaaaatactctacaatgatgcaaaactcacACCGGTGAGGCGCCGAACCAACTCCATGAACCTggtaggcgagcactctaccttttgtCTAGTGCCCAAATTTACAAACCCATCTATGTTGGCGTTGATAAGGCAAATTAGCTTCTCTCATATGTTCATAAtaagggtaaataaacttttatgtgtatgtatacttccaaatttgcaaactatcatcctgtataataacgggcttattctgtcacgtgtgtgcgtctgtgtatgtgtgtgtctcaatcaagaaatcccaaaaagaaaggagacgGATACcttggcgtcggtttggtgcgctggaacctcaacgcggtaaaattgggtgagacgggtcctacggcgtcgaattcgtgccacATAGCCAGATAGCTGCAAATTGGCGTGGGGCGGGTCCCGCTGAgccggattggtgcgcgggagccccaacgcagtagaagGAGTTTCTATGGTTCTTTCACATATCTATTTCTCAGCATCTAACAGTCTTCCTAACACTgctaacatctttttttcaaaaggaagaaacacacgtgcgaacggctgatcACGTGcgaatacaatacatagtagccaacagtttacgctaTCTGACAttgtagaacgttatttttatcactacgatagtgatattcacttcatttcatgctcatttcatgttagcacatctttctttgctaatagttgactacggaggaaactcatgctttgaataatgtttccaaattgtggagatgtGAGAGAAGCATacatgtaaaatcaagtttgattgttctccaaatatagaactgacgcgtttagggaaaaaccataaactctttcatctatgcttaaattttctggtaaaaaaaaattgaagaaagcgttgataggaaaagccaattctaattttacaaaaaaatgtcgctactgttatttgttattgatcggtgaaggctagcgaaacgaacaccaaaaacaaaaagcctGAATTCCGGCTTAGgctggacgttcagactggtatatatatatatatatatatatatatatatatatatatatatatatatatatatatatatatataagtctGATTGTTACGTCCACACGGTGGGCCTGCTttcactaaacgcaatcaggtaTCTGAGTATACGCCTTGGCAGCGTACGAGCTATAAAACCCGCACTTTTATTTAGCGCAAATTTCCTGAACACCGCAGAAGATACTGTCGTCCTGCACACTTACAGAGCCATACCTTCAAAGGTGAAATGACTAGAGAGAGCATGAAATCATTGGCAACAAACATCCGTTTTGTGATGCTGAACTGTCGGTTGCTGGCGAGTGAACACCAACAAGCCACTCTGTCCATACTACCGCGATATCTGCATACACTGCTTcctgcattgcaggaaacaacAGAGATCGGCCCATCATCATTATCAACAGTTACACTATGTACTACAGCGGCACTAATGAAAGGAAATTAGAAATCGCGCAATagctgtgaaaaatgaatacaaCAACTTGGTGGAGGAATTGTGATCAACGTTGTCAATATGGGCCTTCGTACGATTGCGATATCGCAGAGGACACAAGCTCTAGATCGTGAGTGCTCACCCACCTACGGAGATCGGTAAAGAACATTACAAAGACGCTTTTTATGATGAATTTGAGACTGTGATATCCAAGACGCCTAACCAGCAGGCGGCTATCACcggaattgatgtgaacgcaAAGATGTGACACGAACAATCCCATATGCTTAAGAATTGGCATCATCTCGTGCAACAACATCTAAGAACGGATATCGTCTCGTGGATCTTTACGAGCTGACGAATCTTGGTTTGAAGGAGCGTATCCAAATAAGGAGGCGAGTTCCACCTCGGCCGAAGATCGATATGTATGTCTGAAGGACCGAAAATGTGGAAGGAAATCCCAACGGGTGTCGATTAACACTGGATTATGGACAAGCTAGGCaagcgttcgtaaacctcaaacgatttcaAATGTGAATAAGCACGCTGATTCCAATGGTGTCGATTAATACTGGAGTAAGGACTAAGAAGAGACTTAATGACGCCGAATCTTCCACAATTTGTATTCAGAAGTCAAGagagaagtttgcctttgatCTGTGAAATCAAGATTCATCTATAAGTCTGTGTGTGTCGCGCACACTACTGGTGATTCAACAAGGGAGAATCAtcagaggagaaaaatgcGTCCTCAACTGAAACGTGGTCGCAAGAACAAATGGACGTCGAGGGCGAAAGAGTTCAAAACGGCGTTGGAAAACAGGAACCCGAGAAAAGCTCATTCTCTACTTTTTGCAGTGACTGTACGGTCGGCCTATGATTTTTACGTCTTGGATCCAACTGAACCTTTCATCCGTTTGGGTTTGATAGACCGGTACCAGTCTTGTcggagaggataaaaacactgacctgatacaTCAACAAGCCCACTGGTCATTGTATAAGCTGAATGTCACAAACGTGACCatagataataaaaatgaagaagtaagaaaaatatgtttacgcTCGGTGGGTATGCTCAAACAAAGAGCATTTGAATAAGAGGCAATGAATGAGAGTTGCACTCTCGCGCAGCTGGCGCATCTGGTGTGCAAAAACTACTCGAGCACAATCAGATTGCGAGAGCAACACTGTGCCGACAGCAGACAAAGAACTTGGACCGTATATAAACGGTCCAAGAGTGTTTACTGCTCATAGCATAGTCGAGCATTCGTCTAAAGCATCTTCTTTACTCTTGCCTCCCTTCTTGTGAACTCAAGTGTGCTAACATATTTTTGCCTCCCTTTTTATGATGCTTGCATTTCTGTTTATGCATTTCTGTGTGTGTATTATTATATCACGCCTATTACTTTGTATTTGTCATGTACCGTGCCTTATATAATAACATAACATGCCTCGGATATTCGTGTATATTGTACGTGataaataaagtttaattacccaagtttgggGCTTATTCACGTGGCATCTAACGAACAA is a window encoding:
- a CDS encoding hypothetical protein (NECATOR_CHRX.G25355.T1) is translated as MENAERNSAMMCLLMLKYGPGRSSAMRIPYKVNPERCKGNDSGLIAAEKPGKEFEKENVSSAAKKLRKRMEFNSEEV